TATGACAAGCAGACCAACACTGGTACCAACCTACAACCACTTTCTGAAAAAGACACCATTTATAAAGGGCTTTACAAGCTGGAAATAAAGGCTTGTTGATTGTTGATAAATCATTTACTAATGGTTTACAGATCCGTTATAAGCAATTACAAACaacttttgggttgccaggttttTAAAATTAGGGATACCTCGCCTCTCTGATGGACTGTTCTAGAAAAGAGCTGCAGGACATCTGGACTAAAATCCATTTATAAACAgcttattaacatttacaagTACAGATTTATTATGGTGTAACCATTTATTATCAATACATAGAGTCTGGCTGGCTGTTGATAAAACCTTAAAATGGtacaagagagaaaacaataaAGTAAATATGAATCTTTTATGCTTTGAAGTTCCCATTCTGTTTGAATAAAGACTCTCTCGCACTAGTACTTCCTGTGTAAATAAACTGCTTTGGTAATAACATGACTGTGCGTTTCTGTTGGATAATAATACAGTTATAAATACCAGTAAACATGTGATCATGTAATCATGGATCTTGGGTTTCTCATTTTCTAATGATTCATTAGCAAAAGgtgatgttaaaaaaacacaggttCTACAGTCAATCATCTGTAGTTGTAAATATTAAGTAGGCTAGACTTGTTTATAAATGGATTTTGGTCCAGATGTCCTGCAGCCCTTTTCCAGAGAGAGACCCGTCCAAACGGTCCATTGGATGGGTCTCCCTGATCCTAATTAAAGAGCTTCATTGGAGgaggattttccacaacctggcaacTCAAAAGTAGCTCTTAATGATATCTTATGACTGAAATAGAAGGCATTAGTAAATTATGTATTATCCATTAATAAATCCATCAATTACAGCTTATAAACCTTTCATCATTATTGCCTTATCAGAAAGTGCTACCAGTAGGTCTATAATTTGCATTAAGGTCAGATGACAAGCACAAAAACAGTGATGTGGCATCTGCAAGaccatttcagttttatatagGTAATTCAGATTAGGTTAAAATAATTACTGTTCTTGCCTTTAATGAGCTTTATgtgaaaataacttttttaGAGAGGGAGCGTTATCAGAGGATAACTGGCTCCACTGTTATCAGCCTGTAGCCATTTAATGGAAATCACTGATGTTTGAAAATCTCTGACCcaggctaaaaaaaaatcttgctcAGCATAATAACAGGATTTCATTATAGAGCAGACTAAgctaaatgattttttttttttttttgctggaatCAGGTGCATCCGCAGGAAGCAGGAGAGCAAACTAACAGGCTGGAGATTTCCCGTTGTCATGGAGATGAAGCTGATccagataataataatagcctCTTAATGTCACTTCATTTTCTGCCTTCATATGCACCAGTATGGCTCGTTTAAATAGCcttatctgtgtgttttagtcCTGTGGTGATGTGAGGGCCGCGGGCCTGCAGGCTCTCACAGCCTGGATCATTTTCTTCAACACCTTCCAGTTTCTTCCATCTAACAGGCTGCTTTTCCTTCATCATGTCACAGGAGAAAATCGGCCATCGGGATCAACTACAACCAACATTCACGTTCATATCTAAATGCGTGTTTTCTCGCATGCTGATTATTCTCTTAATTAATCTCTGATTCGCCTTGCTCTGTTATGTAACTATCCACCCCCACCGTACCCCATATAACAGATGATTACATTTAACAAGCTATCATCGCTACAAGGAACAGCGGAGGGGAAGGTGCTTACCTTGTGCAGCTGATCAACGTTCACTCCCCGGCTCATTTTAAGTCGTTTTGTTCCCATGAAAAATTCTCCGCTGGTGGCTGTAGTCTCTGATTATCAAGTCGCTCTGCGTGAAAACCGACTGAAGAATAGCCACTAATTCCCCctttcctccatcctctccacaGAAAAAGGCATCGGCCGTCAGCCTCCACCCCTCAGCTGGGAGAGAGACATAGGTGAACgctgagggagagggagagtgagagagagagtgagagaggggagagagagagagagagagagagagaggcggagAAATGTATAATGATAACCAAGGCTGGATCACCAGCGTGGCCCCAGATCCTCAGGAGCCCCCAGAACCCCGGGTTTACTAGATATCGTTTGTGTTTAATCTCATATTTGTTAGAAATATACACCTCTTAAATATAAACTGTGTCCTCCATCTTCCATCTTGTCTTACCTTAGAGAGGGATCCTGTGACAAAATAGAGTTTTAAGACCTTTACTATTTTCACTTTACTGAGCTAATTTATTGTAACGTTGAGTTTTATTAATTTGCTTCCATTTTCTCGTGTGTCATGTgattaacacacagaaaacctcaGCTTTTATGATCCCGTCACACGTGATAAGGcttatttttcattatcaatacaTCTGACGACCATTCTCTgttaacatattcaaatttgttttgtctgatcaacacTCAAAACCCAAATgattcacatttgaaaagctgatACCAGGAAATGTTTGCAgtgcatttttctttcaaaaatgaCTTTAACAGTAAATCAGTTACAAAAAAATAGTTGCCAATTCATTTTTGTCAATCgactaatcaactaattatttcagctctagagtgctggttggtttctgggtgAAACTGCTAAATGTTTAGTGAAAGCCAATGAAAAATGTTTGCCCTGGGGGCCCTCTAGGGGTTAATCCGGCCATGCAGCTAAAAGGGAACAcaatatattttcataaattATATATTACTCAGATATTTCACACATCAGGTTTCACACTATTTAGAGAAAATCCTTAAAGCTGTTAAAAATAGTTATAAAAAATTAGAAATTAAGTATTTATGACATGACAATTCATGACTAAATACACAACAATCATAGTTACTTTATACCTCTACTCCACTACAACTGAGAcggaaatactgtattttttttattccaccaCAATTACTTTAGATACTAGTTAATTTACAGATTAAGATATTTGCATAATGAACTCATGAAGAcctcataaaatatgatgttttatCTCAGTACCTAATTACACAGagctctccatggtgctgatgCTGGGAACTGTTCTgatgctttctctctctgacttgtCCACGTTACCATGTTTGATGGCACACTAAGATCTGATTTTACTAATGTTGTACTGTGAAAAGCAGCACAACCAGGAGACAGATGCAACATGGTCAGAGAGCTTCCCATGATTCTGATGGAGAGACTTATTGGCCAGGATAACCAAGAGTTCAGGCTTAGAGAGATTTAAAGTGGCGATTCTTCATCCACGTGGACATGTCTGAGAGACAAGTCAAGATCTGCGCCAGGTCATGGGATCACCTGGTGGAAATGACAGGTACAGTTGGGTGTTGATAGTGATATGAGAAAACATGCGAGTGGATAACTGGACCCAAGGAGGTGGTGTGTATTGCAAAGAGAAGGGGCCCCAGTATTAATCCCTGGGGCACTCCCGTGGGGAGGGGATGGGATAAGGACGTTTGTCCTTTCTAGGTACTCACCCTCTTTACTATCAGTACTCAAAGCAGGACTTTGTGCCAGTAGTATCAATACTCCACACACTGCTATCAGgaagctgcagaggagaaaatgcaAGAGGCACTGTACACAATAGAGCTGTGTGGACTCATCACAGATTTCAGGTAAAAGCCTGAGCAACATTTGTTAGCAAGTTCCCTATGGATGGCCTCAGCTTCATTCTGAGCAACATGTATGATTCTAACCAACAACTCCAGCCGGTCATGGCTTAATAAATTTAAcatcaaaatgttatttctgtttctgctgcagagtgaGTGCTGGGCTCTacttgcttttattttcctctggtCTGTATAGATTCATCAGTGATCTGATTATCAGTTTGTTTTGGGAGGAGATGGAAGAGGAAATGATTTGGGCTGGGCTCCCACAGGCCAGTGAGTGAATTATCCACAACACAGTCGgttcagcagcagtttcagtACTATATACAAGTACTATACCTGCGTAACAATATTATTGAATATGGTGTCCATTCAgtaatttatgtgtttttgcCAATACTTCTACatattttcataaatataaGAGGGACATGTTTAGTATTTGatagttatttttaattttaccataaataataaaaatcacacactgctttttttttttactacaaaCAAACTAAACCGAGAGGATTGTAGATCTATAGCTTCCTAGAAGCTAACAGAAAGAgataaataacaatataaaaaacattcaaaacataGCAAACATAATAAGGAAAATCAAGATTAGTAATGAGCTCCAAAGAAAGAACACATCTCTCCTGCAGTATTTATCAAAAGTACATCAACAACTTAAGCATGTTAGCTTACTTAAGAGAAGATAAATGAACTGATGTTGATGCTGTTACTTTCTATAGTTAATAACTATGGAGCTgtttgaggtaaaaaaaaaatatcttggTTACAATCACAAGGTGCACAGACTTTATCATCAAGTACAGTAGGAAATACCCATTTAGCTCTACATCGCAGTTTCAATGAATTGCGTAGTAATAGTGTTGTGACAGTGAAGTGGAGGTTGACATTAAATAACTACTGAAGCTCTGTAAGTGACTATAACAAATGTTACATGTTTTCCAATTAAGACCCAGAGACTGTATTTCTGTCATGACAACATTTGCAATTTGCATTAGTGTGCAACAAATTTAGCTTCCTTCAATCCCTGACAGCTGAGTTACCTGGTGATACTACATAACCACGTAAAAAGTGAAGACTGTTCGACAGTACGACAAAATGGATACTACCCAACCTCTCTCAcgtctttaaaaacacactccTCAGGAGGTTGCATAATTAAAATATACTCTGTTTATCCAAAAGGAACAGGTTCACAGTTAATCTGCATCCTGAAACAAAACTTAGTcctaaaaaatacaaatctgacttCAATTTACTTACTTACAATATTCAACATTTACTACAAGATTCTCTGAATGTTAGTCCTGGAAATGTAGTGAGACAGTCCTGAAGCCAATCACAAATTAATCCAGATCAAAGCGAAGCTACAGTTAAACTGACACATCAGTTATGAACACATTTATGtaggaaataataataatggtgaCAATAACGAcactaacaataataaaaggACATTTTGGATATTACCAGACAATGGGAAAAACTAGCTTTTAAATGAGATAAATGTTGTGTCACACACCTCTGATGTGACAATCATTTCAAGCTTTAGATTTTTTGCACGTTTTTGCACATTCAGATTTTGCTTACATTGTTTGCATAGCGAGAGTGGTGTCAGCAACAGCTTCAATTCTTCGTCAGTGTCTGCGCCTGGTTGTGTTCAGCCGCAGTGCTGCTAGGCGTTCAGATCGGTATTGGCAAACCTTGTAGTCCAACACACAGTCACTACTTACACACACAAGTTGGAGGAAAAAGAATTTAAAGCCTAAAAAGAAGCAGGGACaatgtaactttttaaaaacgAGAAAATCCATTCTTTATCTTACAAAAAggtgaatgtgaaaatatgCAACACCGTTTGGCAGCTGCAGCCATACTTACCCTAACTTTAGAGAGACATGACACAGAGCTGAACACAGAGACTTTTAAAACCGAACCTCCTGCACAGACACGCGACTTGAGACCGTCACTGGTTGGCCGCAGTTGGCCTCCACTACAAAGCCACTTGGTTCAGGACAGCATGGCTGAGGCAGTCCGTGCTGACAGAAAAACCCTGTTAATGACTCGACTGTACTTGTGCTACAGTAACACTCCATTCAAACGTTTAccattatattttacatacataATGGCTAGCCTTTCACCCACACTTCTCATCACCTTATGTCCTTCAACTTGTATGTAACTACAGTGACTGTGAGCAGGGCTCTGAGTGCTGCCAAAACCCGCCTGATCACACAAGCAGGACAGTGCCTGGACACATCTTGTGAAGACACtggtgtaaaaaataaaaataagtctGAAATGTGTCATGAATGTCATCATTTGTAGGTCAACAGACCTTTAAATAGTAACTTAATCGAAGGCtcaacagcagtgtttctgcCCTCTCTGCTTTAAAAGTTTAAGTCTATTTCCCAACACTGATGTCACAAGTTCCCTGAGTTCACCTGTACATCACTGATGAGAAGTTAAACCACTGGCGGTCACTGGCCTGAATTTCACTGTAAAGTATTGGTACTTACACCCAGTTGCCATTTTATTAAGTACACTAAGATAAATCTGTTTAGATATCTGTTTAGACTGCTTTAATTTTAGCttggtgtacctaataaactgataacTGAGTGTGCTTGCTTACTTcattgtgtttccttttttagGTAGGGCAGAAAAGTATTTTGGGTAATATTTATAAATTGGAGCATGGTTTAAAGGGTCACATTTTAAGACATCAGCACAAAATATTGGCAactttgataaaaaaaacaatatcagCTGAgttatagaaaaaaacaaaacatccctCATTTTGCTTTTTGGTCCAAACAGCCATGACTGTCTCCCTCCAGCTTCACCACCATGTGATCTTAAACTCATAGATGGGCCTCTTGCAGTAATAATGGTTGATAAGGTGCTTGTCACAGACACCGATGCACTGCTGCTCGGCTGTGATGCCGCGCTCGGCCAGGTCACTGACGATGCAGTGCAGCAGGTCGTAAACATCTGCCACTGCCTCCCAAGGTCCAAAGGAAACATCCACCTCGCAGTGATGCTCAAAGAGCTTGGCCTCGCTGTCCGAGCGTTCAAAGCGCAGAGAGTTAAAAAGAGGACGCTCGTATGGCGTGATAGGCATCTCCTCCTTGTAGACACAGATCTTTAACTTGGCAAATCGTGCCTTTTTCTGCATGGCCCTCAGTTTGGCAATCTCCACAATACGCTCCAGAttgtctgaaatgaaaacagtaacatTTATCAGTGCAATTATTAATATTTAGAAACATATCCACAGATTAGATTCACAGTTTTTaacatctgtctcttcaggGGTCCATATgaattttaaaacagtttttggttgctgtaattattcctcctgttcatactcACCCATCCCTTCCTAACATGTTTGCAATGTAAGCAATGGGACGTAAAGTCTGCAGTGTTGTGCAGTCCTCGTTCAGTGTGAAAACATATTGGAGGCTTCAGCAGTGACAAATCACGTGGATACTGCATCTGTTTCCTTGTTGTGCAGCAGTAGAGAGACAGGTCCTATTCACTATCCTTAAATTAAAGTCTACACTAAATAACTACCTGATCAGGTCATATTCCTtctaatttgaaataaaaatgccCAAATGTGTAAAACAACCCTTAAGCTTAAAagtactatgtgtgtgtgtgtgtgtgtgtgtgtgtgtgtgtgtgtgtgtgtgtgtgtgtgctgtgtattgTGTGGCTGGTCAACCCAGTTCTCTGATTAAAGCCATGCTGTTTTGCAAAGCCAAATGCATGAACGAAGCACGATCTATTGTGGTAAATTCAATCTATGTGATTGTTTTTGCAACTCAGCAGTGTCAGGGGTTAAATTTTAAACAGGTTTGATCATTCAGCTGCCACTAAAACCTATTTCTGCCTTACCAGAAACCAAGACTTCTAATGTTTGAGTTTGATCTATTTTGACCTTTGCTTAAAGCTGACTGTAATTTGATAAGATGCTACTGAACCCAAACCCCCGTTCGCTTTACCAGGAAACCCAAGAGGAGATCTAACTGATATTACAGGCTCCTCAGCTCTCTTATTTTTCTATGTAACTGCATGAGCTGGGTGAACCTGAATAGCATTGTTTAGCTAACAACAGCTGATCCACTGCCACAGCCTTCCAGCTGGAGCTCACAATACTGAATTCATGTTCTCCACATGTGAAGATGTAGACCGTAACCGGACTATATTGGGCTTAGAAAGACTGTAATTACAAGTGTAGTCGGTAGTAACCCCAGAAAAGTAATGCTTTTCCAGTAGACCTATAATTTATGTGTGTAGTGTGCTGGTTTGCAGAGTAGATGTTGCAATAATGCAGAGGTTTTAAAACTGTAAGGCACAGCACACAGGAGAGTTGAAGAGGGGGTGTAAGAGATGAGGCAAAGGTACTTTGTGAGGTGAGGTGCATGCGggtgttttaaaaacaacaggaagctAGCTAGTTATTACACTTTGGTCGCTTTACCGACACAGTTAATGGTCGAAGCAGCAACGACTACAACAAACAGCTTGTACTTTAGTACTTTGATCCCTACTGCTGCAATTTGCATCAAAATCGTACTCTGTCTCTGAGTCATAACTCTCAAATCTGAGCTCACAGGCACgaaacatatttttagattaagTGTGATTAAATGTTCTGGAGATATCATTACCACTGATGTTCATTGTGAATAAACATCCATAAATGCTCTTACAAAGACACTCTATGAGGGCAACTTTAAAGTTatcttcagtatcaaagtaattcaGTGACAGTTGTCTGTATGTCTATGGGTACAGTTCAAATACaaactgctaatagctaatttgGCATTGTTTTACTGATATCAATGTGccaaaatgtgaacaaatacAGGCTAAAAAATGGGGCTCAAGTTATTCACTGAATCCATAGTCCACAGTGTCAACAGCTATGCTCATGTCAGTTACCTTTGTAGTAGGGCAGCAGGTCGAGGAAAGCTTGCCGAACTTTTTCTCCTGTGAGTGGCTGAATGTCCTCCAGGCTGTCCAGCAGCGGGCCGATGGAGTAGTACTGAGCCTCTCTGTGCACGGCTCTGACTCGGTCCCTATGGGGAAGCTCACCTTCTCTGAGGAAGTTCAGGATGTCCCTACGTATCGAAAGCAGTATGAGTAGAACAcatctgacaaaaacaatatttcatcCCAATAAATCCTACTTTAAACATCTCTACTTTAAtgtaagagaaaaacaaatgacgGCAGAGCAGTGATTAGCTGTACTACACTGATCAACAGAGAACGAGTCTCAAACAAGAAACTCATCACTGGTGCTGCCAAGACACACAGTAGTTAACCTCTAGTAGTACTGCAGCTACTGACTGGCTGTCAGGTGTTCATTCATTTCTAGAAACCAGATATGAACAAATTCTTCCACTTTTGGTTTGATGGGAGATGTTGACGTTATCAGTATATTATACAAAAAATTACTGGCAAATTTTCAACTTCAGTCTGATGTGTCATAAATTATTATTCCCACACATATATTATACGGCTGATTGTGAGTGACTGACCTGCTCTGGCTTAACTtatcaatattttcattattaaataaaacaaagaaaagcagtgaatCATCACCATGGAAGAGGGAAActactgattttattttttttccagaaaactGAAAGTCTGTTCTAATAAATAGCTGAAcaatcaatatcaatatcaatatgcCATCTGTGGAGCTGAGTTTGAAAGACCCTGAtgcattcttcttttttattttcgATATTTCCAAGCGACAATTGAAACAGAGCGTCTGAGACTTTCCTGTGTGAAATGCGGCTGTTAAGTGAGAGACTAGTTTTCTGCAGCCTTCTGTAGAGTCATCTCACTTTGAAAGTTTAAGTCACATTTTTGAGCTGCCTGCATCTGTTTAACTCTGCATAAAGCACTCAAAAGACTGCCTTAAGGCAATATTGGATTTCGGCATCAATGTAGTTAAGAGTGTTGAGTTTTATTCTATTCCTGAATAAATACCCTTTAAAGTTTCTAAACTGTAACTACATCACTTCTTTTATTGGTGTTGTGACATAACAGTGACAGAGAATTTTATCCATATTGTCCACTCCTGTAAACTATtatcacacacataaattaaCTGCAGTGTTATTTGCATTGTCAAACACTAGAGGTGGGTGACAGTGCCTTAAAATAGACGTCCATCTGATCACAATCTAACTTTAAACTAATTTCACCTCGTGCAGaccaaataaaaactgtatctAGGTGATGATTATCACACTAACCTCTACCTGCGGTTTTTCCTCAAACATTCCCAGCTGATATGACTCACTGAGCCAACtcaggttttctttttgttcctgACACTACACCTTGCGATGCAATTGACGTATCTGGCCTCGTGTTAAATTTAGATGTCCA
The DNA window shown above is from Lates calcarifer isolate ASB-BC8 linkage group LG20, TLL_Latcal_v3, whole genome shotgun sequence and carries:
- the kctd7 gene encoding BTB/POZ domain-containing protein KCTD7 — its product is MQQNGSSGSNGSDGCSRERQSLSFSPLPAATTRVRRFIQERRTLPLPRVMVVFSAAGDTEKPSDAMSSSDSAEDDFRKPASPSPNLTLSKPLRSPLNAQEQEFPEVISLNVGGTYFTTRLSTLRRYEDTMLAAMFSGRHYIPQDAEGRYFIDRDGTYFGDILNFLREGELPHRDRVRAVHREAQYYSIGPLLDSLEDIQPLTGEKVRQAFLDLLPYYKDNLERIVEIAKLRAMQKKARFAKLKICVYKEEMPITPYERPLFNSLRFERSDSEAKLFEHHCEVDVSFGPWEAVADVYDLLHCIVSDLAERGITAEQQCIGVCDKHLINHYYCKRPIYEFKITWW